In Mycobacterium stomatepiae, the following are encoded in one genomic region:
- a CDS encoding PH domain-containing protein, whose translation MSYPDNALAAGEQVVIHRHPHWKRLIWPVVIFILATGLAAFGSGYVNSTHWEQTAKNIVHGVIWVIWLVIVGWLTLWPFLTWLTTHFVVTNRRVMYRHGLLTRSGIDIPLARINSVEFRDKIWERLFRTGTLIIESASQDPLEFYNIPRLREVHALLYHEVFDTLGSEESPS comes from the coding sequence ATGAGCTATCCCGATAACGCCCTGGCCGCCGGCGAACAGGTTGTCATACATCGTCATCCGCACTGGAAGCGATTGATCTGGCCCGTCGTGATTTTCATCCTGGCGACCGGGCTGGCGGCCTTCGGCTCCGGGTACGTCAACTCTACGCACTGGGAGCAGACGGCCAAGAACATCGTCCACGGTGTCATCTGGGTGATCTGGCTGGTGATCGTCGGCTGGCTGACGTTGTGGCCGTTCTTGACTTGGCTCACCACACATTTCGTCGTCACCAATCGCCGCGTGATGTATCGGCACGGATTGCTGACCCGCAGCGGTATCGACATCCCGCTGGCGCGGATTAACAGCGTGGAATTCCGGGACAAGATTTGGGAGCGCCTATTTCGCACCGGGACACTGATTATCGAGTCGGCGTCACAAGACCCGTTGGAGTTCTACAACATTCCGCGGTTGCGCGAGGTACACGCGCTGTTATATCACGAAGTTTTCGACACCCTGGGTTCCGAGGAGTCGCCGAGCTGA
- a CDS encoding biotin--[acetyl-CoA-carboxylase] ligase: MNRDSLRPPLDAAALRKELVGTGIGWRRLDVVEQTGSTNADLLARAADGTDIAGAVLIAEHQTAGRGRHGRRWSASPRAQITMSVAVSVVDVPVTGWGWLPLATGVAVVDAVAPLLPAGVELGLKWPNDVLAGGGKLAGILAEVARPVVVIGLGLNVTQAPEEVDGPGATSLLDLGVPAPDRDQLVGSVLRELGGRIVRWQTARGADWQLAADYRTHSLTVGSRVRAQLPGGKEIVGTASGIDDHGRLCLETGNETVVVSAGDVVHLRG, encoded by the coding sequence ATGAACCGGGACTCACTGAGGCCGCCATTGGATGCGGCTGCACTGCGCAAAGAGCTCGTCGGAACCGGAATAGGTTGGCGGCGCCTCGATGTCGTCGAGCAGACCGGTTCCACCAACGCCGATCTGCTGGCCCGCGCGGCCGACGGCACCGACATCGCCGGGGCGGTGCTGATCGCCGAACATCAGACCGCGGGTCGCGGGAGACACGGCCGCCGCTGGTCGGCGTCGCCGCGGGCACAGATCACGATGTCGGTCGCGGTCAGCGTCGTCGACGTCCCGGTCACGGGGTGGGGCTGGCTGCCGCTGGCCACCGGCGTGGCGGTGGTCGACGCCGTCGCCCCGTTGCTACCGGCCGGGGTGGAACTGGGCCTCAAGTGGCCCAACGACGTGCTCGCCGGGGGCGGCAAGCTGGCCGGGATTCTTGCCGAGGTCGCCCGCCCGGTCGTGGTAATTGGCTTGGGGCTCAACGTGACTCAGGCGCCCGAGGAGGTCGACGGACCGGGCGCGACCTCACTGCTCGACCTGGGCGTCCCCGCCCCCGACCGCGACCAGCTGGTTGGCTCGGTGTTGCGGGAGCTCGGGGGGCGGATCGTCAGGTGGCAGACCGCTCGCGGTGCCGACTGGCAGTTAGCCGCCGACTACCGGACGCACAGCCTGACGGTCGGCAGCCGGGTGCGTGCCCAGCTGCCGGGCGGGAAGGAAATCGTCGGCACTGCCAGCGGTATCGACGATCACGGCCGGCTGTGCTTGGAGACCGGTAACGAGACCGTCGTCGTTTCGGCCGGTGACGTCGTTCATTTGCGGGGCTAA
- a CDS encoding FAD-binding protein codes for MGADPAIDWTEEHDVLVAGSGGGGVTGAYTAAREGLDVLLVEATSKFGGTTAYSGGGGVWFPCNPVLVRAGMDDDTIEDALTYYRAVVGERTPRDLQETFVRGGAPLIEYLEGDPNIKFVPLPWPDYYGKAPKARLDGQRHIAAKPLKVAAAPELRDAIRGPLDTDRLGAETPSDYYLGGRALIARFLKAIEQYPTASLQRDTALVELVVSDGRVTGAIVETAGRRRAIRTRLGVLLAAGGFEANEELRREYGVPGVARDTMGGPGSRGLALRAGIAAGADTDLLDQAWWSPGMTHPDGRSAFALWFTGGIFVNEHGNRFVNESRAYDRAGREIIAQLQDGSMSLPYWMIYDDKEGEVPPVKAANVSIVETEKYVAAGLWHTADTLEELAAMIGVLPDRLVATVARFNGFAASGVDEDFGRGDEAFDRAFSAGASPLVPIDQPPYHAAVFGISDLGTKGGLRTDAAARVLDKSGNPIPGLYAAGNTMAAPSGLAYPGGGNPIGTSMVFSHLAALDMRDRR; via the coding sequence ATGGGCGCCGACCCGGCAATCGACTGGACCGAAGAACACGACGTGCTGGTCGCGGGGTCGGGCGGCGGCGGGGTCACCGGCGCCTACACCGCGGCGCGGGAAGGCCTCGACGTGCTGCTGGTCGAGGCGACTTCGAAATTCGGTGGCACGACGGCCTACTCGGGCGGGGGCGGCGTCTGGTTCCCGTGCAATCCCGTGCTCGTCCGGGCCGGCATGGACGACGACACAATCGAGGACGCGCTCACCTACTATCGGGCCGTCGTCGGCGAGCGCACGCCCCGCGACCTGCAAGAGACGTTCGTGCGTGGCGGTGCGCCGCTGATCGAGTACCTCGAGGGCGACCCGAACATCAAATTCGTGCCGCTGCCATGGCCCGACTACTACGGCAAGGCGCCCAAGGCGCGCCTGGACGGCCAGCGCCACATCGCCGCCAAGCCGTTGAAGGTGGCCGCCGCTCCCGAATTGCGCGACGCGATCCGCGGGCCGCTGGACACCGACCGGCTCGGTGCCGAGACTCCGTCGGACTACTACCTCGGCGGCCGTGCACTGATCGCGCGTTTCCTCAAGGCCATCGAGCAATACCCCACCGCGTCGCTGCAACGCGACACCGCGCTGGTCGAGCTGGTGGTGTCCGACGGCCGGGTGACCGGAGCGATCGTCGAGACCGCCGGCAGACGCCGGGCGATCCGCACCCGATTGGGTGTGCTGCTGGCCGCGGGCGGTTTCGAAGCCAACGAGGAGTTGCGCCGCGAATACGGTGTGCCGGGCGTGGCGCGAGACACCATGGGAGGCCCGGGAAGTCGCGGACTGGCGCTGCGGGCCGGCATCGCCGCGGGCGCCGATACCGATCTGCTCGATCAGGCCTGGTGGTCGCCGGGCATGACCCATCCCGACGGCCGCTCGGCGTTCGCGCTGTGGTTCACCGGCGGCATCTTCGTCAACGAGCACGGCAACCGGTTCGTCAACGAGTCGAGGGCCTACGACCGGGCCGGGCGCGAGATCATCGCGCAGCTGCAGGACGGCTCAATGTCGTTGCCGTACTGGATGATCTACGACGACAAGGAAGGCGAGGTGCCGCCGGTCAAGGCCGCCAACGTGTCCATCGTCGAGACCGAGAAGTACGTCGCCGCCGGGTTATGGCACACCGCCGACACCCTCGAGGAGCTGGCCGCCATGATCGGGGTCCTGCCCGATCGGCTGGTCGCAACGGTGGCCCGGTTCAACGGTTTTGCCGCCTCCGGTGTCGACGAGGACTTCGGCCGCGGTGACGAGGCGTTCGATCGCGCGTTCTCGGCGGGTGCGTCGCCGCTGGTGCCCATCGATCAGCCGCCGTATCACGCCGCGGTGTTCGGCATTTCCGATCTGGGCACCAAGGGCGGGCTGCGCACCGACGCCGCGGCGCGCGTGCTCGACAAGTCCGGCAACCCGATCCCCGGTCTGTACGCGGCGGGTAACACGATGGCCGCGCCCAGCGGGCTGGCGTATCCCGGTGGGGGCAACCCGATCGGGACCAGCATGGTGTTCAGCCATTTGGCCGCGCTCGACATGCGGGACCGGCGATGA
- a CDS encoding acyl-CoA carboxylase subunit beta, translated as MTSVTDHTAEPAAEHTIDIHTTAGKLAELHKRREESLHPVGEEAVEKVHAKGKLTARERILALLDEDSFVELDALAKHRSTNFGLDANRPLGDGVITGYGTIDGRDVCIFSQDATVFGGSLGEVYGEKIVKVQELAIKTGRPLIGINDGAGARIQEGVVSLGLYSRIFRNNILASGVIPQISLIMGAAAGGHVYSPALTDFVVMVDQTSQMFITGPDVIKTVTGEDVTMEELGGAHTHMAKSGTLHYVASGEQDAFDWVRDLLGYLPPNNFTDAPRYAVPAPEGAIEDNLTDEDLELDTLIPDSPNQPYDMHEVITRILDDDEFLEVQGGYAQNIVVGFGRVDGRPVGIVANQPTQFAGCLDINASEKAARFVRTCDCFNIPIIMLVDVPGFLPGTGQEYNGIIRRGAKLLFAYGEATVPKITVITRKAYGGAYCVMGSKDMGCDVNLAWPTAQIAVMGASGAVGFVYRQQLKEAAKEGRDVDELRLQLQQEYEDTLVNPYVAAERGYVDSVIPPSHTRGYIATSLRLLERKISHLPPKKHGNIPL; from the coding sequence ATGACGAGCGTTACCGACCACACTGCGGAACCCGCTGCCGAGCACACCATCGACATCCACACCACCGCGGGCAAGCTGGCCGAACTGCACAAGCGCCGCGAAGAGTCCCTGCACCCCGTCGGCGAAGAGGCCGTCGAGAAGGTGCACGCCAAGGGCAAGCTGACCGCCCGAGAGCGCATCCTCGCGCTGCTCGACGAGGACTCGTTCGTCGAGCTCGACGCGCTGGCCAAGCACCGCAGCACCAATTTCGGCCTGGACGCCAACCGCCCGCTCGGCGACGGCGTGATCACCGGCTACGGCACCATCGACGGCCGCGACGTCTGCATCTTCAGCCAGGACGCCACGGTGTTCGGCGGCAGCCTCGGCGAGGTGTACGGCGAGAAGATCGTCAAGGTCCAGGAGCTGGCGATCAAGACCGGCCGCCCGCTGATCGGCATCAACGACGGCGCCGGCGCGCGGATCCAGGAGGGCGTCGTCTCGCTGGGCCTGTACAGCCGCATCTTCCGCAACAACATCCTCGCCTCCGGCGTGATTCCGCAGATCTCGCTGATCATGGGCGCCGCGGCCGGCGGGCACGTCTACTCCCCCGCCCTGACCGACTTCGTCGTGATGGTCGACCAGACCAGCCAGATGTTCATCACCGGCCCTGACGTCATCAAGACCGTCACCGGCGAGGACGTCACGATGGAGGAACTCGGCGGCGCCCACACCCACATGGCCAAGTCGGGCACCTTGCACTACGTCGCCTCCGGCGAGCAGGACGCCTTCGACTGGGTCCGCGACCTGCTGGGCTATCTGCCGCCCAACAACTTCACCGACGCGCCCCGCTACGCCGTGCCGGCCCCGGAAGGGGCGATCGAGGACAACCTCACCGACGAGGACCTCGAGCTGGACACCCTGATCCCCGACTCGCCGAACCAGCCGTACGACATGCACGAGGTGATCACCCGCATCCTCGACGACGACGAATTCCTGGAAGTGCAGGGCGGTTACGCGCAGAACATCGTCGTCGGATTCGGCCGCGTCGACGGCCGTCCGGTCGGGATCGTGGCCAACCAACCGACCCAGTTCGCGGGCTGCCTGGACATCAACGCCTCGGAGAAGGCGGCCCGGTTCGTGCGGACCTGCGACTGCTTCAACATCCCGATCATCATGCTGGTCGACGTGCCGGGCTTCCTGCCGGGCACCGGCCAGGAATACAACGGCATCATCCGGCGCGGGGCCAAGCTGCTGTTCGCCTACGGCGAGGCGACCGTCCCCAAGATCACCGTGATCACCCGCAAGGCCTACGGCGGCGCCTACTGCGTGATGGGTTCCAAGGACATGGGGTGCGACGTCAACCTGGCCTGGCCGACCGCGCAGATCGCGGTGATGGGCGCCTCGGGTGCCGTCGGCTTCGTCTACCGCCAGCAGCTCAAAGAGGCCGCCAAGGAGGGCCGCGATGTTGATGAGCTGCGGTTGCAGTTGCAGCAGGAGTACGAGGACACCCTGGTCAACCCGTACGTCGCCGCCGAGCGCGGATACGTCGACTCGGTGATCCCGCCGTCGCACACCCGCGGTTACATCGCGACGTCGCTGCGTCTGCTGGAACGCAAGATCTCCCACCTGCCGCCGAAGAAGCACGGGAACATTCCGCTATGA
- a CDS encoding acyl-CoA carboxylase subunit epsilon — protein sequence MSEANGSGPVSDIDEATEAADTPHLPHIKILRGRPTAAEVAALVTVLGSAGGGAQPEQPESTRWGLPVDKLRYAISNYQRVTLQERIHMQR from the coding sequence ATGAGCGAAGCGAACGGTTCAGGCCCGGTGAGCGACATCGACGAGGCCACCGAGGCTGCCGACACCCCGCACCTGCCGCACATCAAGATTCTGCGGGGCCGTCCCACGGCCGCGGAGGTGGCGGCGCTGGTCACGGTGCTGGGCAGCGCCGGCGGTGGCGCGCAGCCCGAGCAGCCCGAAAGCACCCGCTGGGGCCTTCCGGTCGACAAGCTGCGCTATGCGATCAGCAATTACCAGCGAGTCACCCTGCAGGAACGCATCCACATGCAGCGATGA
- a CDS encoding Maf family protein produces the protein MTRLVLGSASSGRLKVLRQAGIDPLVVVSGVDEDRLIAGLGPDASPADVVCALARAKAEDVAACLKRPLSADCVVVGCDSMLYLDGRLCGKPESIEAARTLWQSMAGRSGQLYTGHCVIRLQDNDIAHCESETSITTVHFGAPEPDDLEAYLADGESLRVAGGFTLDGLGGWFIDGVDGDPSAVIGIGLPLTRALLRRAGLSIATLWADNGFQHDAGDVGART, from the coding sequence ATGACCCGACTGGTGCTCGGGTCGGCATCAAGCGGCCGCCTCAAGGTGCTGCGCCAGGCGGGCATCGATCCCCTGGTCGTCGTCTCCGGCGTCGACGAGGATCGCCTGATCGCCGGTCTGGGACCCGACGCCTCGCCCGCCGATGTGGTGTGCGCGCTGGCTCGAGCCAAAGCCGAGGACGTCGCGGCCTGCCTGAAACGCCCGTTGTCGGCGGATTGTGTTGTCGTAGGCTGCGATTCGATGCTCTACCTGGACGGCCGGCTATGCGGCAAACCGGAATCCATCGAAGCCGCCCGCACCCTCTGGCAGTCGATGGCCGGGCGATCCGGCCAGCTCTATACCGGCCACTGCGTTATTCGCCTGCAGGACAACGACATTGCCCACTGCGAATCCGAAACATCCATCACTACAGTGCATTTCGGAGCACCAGAGCCCGACGACCTCGAGGCCTACTTGGCCGATGGGGAATCGTTGCGGGTCGCGGGCGGGTTCACCCTGGACGGCCTGGGTGGATGGTTCATCGACGGCGTCGACGGCGACCCGTCGGCGGTGATCGGAATCGGCTTGCCGTTGACGCGTGCGCTGTTGCGCCGAGCCGGCCTGTCCATCGCGACGCTGTGGGCGGACAACGGGTTTCAACACGACGCGGGAGATGTCGGCGCCCGGACCTAG
- a CDS encoding pyridoxamine 5'-phosphate oxidase family protein — MTWAEFVAAAPAIAEVFTRRHRATGNLCLLATTRSDGFPRISPMEPRIFGDRLWLPGMPGTTKFADLLRDPRFCLHTATVDTQLTEDDAKLWGLAHECTDPARRERFIEDLVEDTGLDLRGEEFAFFGTEITGASAIALRDERLEVTVWQPGRPERVVAKD; from the coding sequence ATGACCTGGGCAGAGTTCGTCGCCGCAGCGCCGGCCATCGCCGAAGTCTTCACTCGGCGCCATCGCGCCACCGGCAATCTGTGCCTGCTCGCGACCACGCGATCCGACGGATTCCCACGCATCTCCCCGATGGAGCCCCGGATTTTCGGGGACCGATTGTGGCTGCCGGGGATGCCGGGCACCACCAAATTCGCCGACCTGCTGCGTGATCCACGGTTTTGCCTGCACACCGCGACGGTCGACACCCAGCTGACCGAGGACGACGCCAAGCTGTGGGGCCTCGCGCACGAATGCACCGACCCGGCGCGGCGCGAACGGTTCATCGAGGACTTGGTCGAGGACACCGGATTGGATCTGCGCGGCGAGGAATTCGCCTTCTTCGGCACCGAGATTACCGGCGCATCGGCGATCGCGCTGCGCGACGAACGCCTCGAAGTCACGGTCTGGCAGCCGGGACGGCCGGAACGCGTGGTCGCCAAAGACTGA
- a CDS encoding sulfurtransferase, with translation MSLPPDSSPTLSAYAHPERLVTADWLSGHMGSPGLAIVESDEDVLLYDVGHIPGAVKIDWHTDLNDPRVRDYISGAQFAELMDRKGISRDDTVVIYGDKSNWWAAYALWVFTLFGHPDVRLLNGGRDLWLSERRDASLEVPTKTSTGYPVVARNDAPIRAFKDDVLEVLGSQPLIDVRSPDEYTGKRTHMPDYPEEGALRAGHIPTARSIPWGKAVDENGRFRSREELEELYGFLQPDDKTVVYCRIGERSSHTWFVLTHLLGKPGVRNYDGSWTEWGNTVRVPIVAGEEPGQAPGAVPAR, from the coding sequence GTGTCGCTACCCCCCGATTCCAGCCCAACGCTTTCGGCCTACGCCCACCCCGAACGCTTAGTCACCGCCGACTGGCTGTCCGGCCACATGGGCTCGCCCGGTTTGGCCATCGTCGAATCCGACGAGGACGTGTTGCTCTACGACGTCGGGCATATCCCCGGCGCGGTCAAGATCGACTGGCACACCGACCTCAACGACCCGCGGGTCCGCGACTACATCTCCGGTGCGCAGTTCGCGGAACTGATGGATCGCAAAGGCATCTCGCGCGACGACACCGTGGTGATCTACGGAGACAAGAGCAACTGGTGGGCGGCGTATGCGCTGTGGGTCTTCACCCTGTTCGGCCACCCCGATGTGCGTTTGCTCAACGGCGGGCGCGACCTGTGGCTGTCCGAGCGACGGGACGCCAGCCTCGAAGTGCCGACCAAGACCTCAACGGGCTATCCCGTCGTCGCGCGCAACGACGCACCGATCCGCGCCTTCAAGGACGACGTGCTGGAGGTCCTGGGCAGCCAGCCGCTGATCGACGTCCGCTCACCGGACGAGTACACCGGCAAGCGCACGCACATGCCCGACTACCCCGAAGAGGGGGCGCTGCGCGCCGGTCACATCCCTACCGCCCGGTCGATCCCGTGGGGCAAGGCGGTCGACGAGAACGGCCGCTTCCGCAGCCGCGAGGAACTCGAAGAGCTGTACGGGTTCCTGCAACCGGACGACAAGACCGTCGTCTACTGCCGCATCGGCGAGCGGTCTAGCCACACCTGGTTCGTGCTGACCCACTTACTGGGCAAGCCCGGCGTCCGCAATTACGACGGGTCATGGACCGAGTGGGGCAACACGGTGCGGGTGCCGATCGTCGCGGGCGAAGAACCAGGACAGGCACCGGGAGCCGTACCGGCCCGATGA
- a CDS encoding SufE family protein has protein sequence MTLPAPLAEVVSDFAEVQGQDKLKLLLEFADDLPELPDDLAEAAMEPVPECQSPLFLHVDAHDPNRVRLYFSAPAEAPTTRGFASILAAGLDGQSTADILAVPEDFYSEPGLAALISPLRLRGMSAMLARIKRRLRETA, from the coding sequence ATGACTTTGCCCGCACCGCTGGCCGAGGTGGTGTCCGACTTCGCCGAAGTGCAGGGTCAGGACAAGCTGAAGCTGTTGCTGGAGTTCGCCGACGACCTGCCGGAGCTGCCCGACGATCTGGCCGAAGCGGCGATGGAGCCGGTTCCCGAGTGCCAGTCGCCGCTGTTCCTGCATGTCGACGCGCACGACCCGAATCGAGTGCGGCTGTATTTCAGCGCTCCCGCCGAGGCGCCGACCACCCGCGGATTCGCTTCGATCCTGGCCGCCGGCCTCGACGGACAATCCACCGCCGACATCCTGGCAGTGCCCGAAGACTTCTACAGCGAACCCGGCCTGGCCGCGCTGATCAGCCCGCTGCGGCTGCGGGGCATGTCGGCGATGCTGGCCCGCATCAAACGGCGATTGCGCGAGACGGCTTGA
- a CDS encoding acetyl-CoA carboxylase biotin carboxylase subunit has translation MPSHASSRISKVLVANRGEIAVRVIRAARDAGLSSVAVYAEPDADAPHVRLADEAFALGGQTSAESYLDFAKILDAAAKSGANAIHPGYGFLSENADFAQAVLDANLIWIGPSPQSIRDLGDKVTARHIAARAQAPLVPGTPDPVKDADEVVAFAKEYGVPVAIKAAFGGGGRGMKVARSIEEIPELFESATREAVAAFGRGECFVERYLDKPRHVEAQVIADTHGNVVVAGTRDCSLQRRFQKLVEEAPAPFLTDAQRKEIHESAKRICKEAGYYGAGTVEYLVGQDGLISFLEVNTRLQVEHPVTEETAGIDLVQQQFKIANGEKLDITEDPTPRGHAIEFRINGEDAGRGFLPAPGPVTRYDIPTGPGVRLDSGVEAGSVIGGQFDSMLSKLIVYGATREEALARSRRALDEFHVEGLATVIPFHRAVVSDPAFIGDGESFDVHTRWIETEWNNTVEPFTGGGPVDEDETRPRQKVVVEVDGRRLEVSLPGDLALSNGAAADPAGVVRKKPKPRKRGAHGGAAASGDAVTAPMQGTVVKVAVEEGQQVAVGDLVVVLEAMKMENPVTAHKEGTITGLAVEAGAAITQGTVLAEIK, from the coding sequence GTGCCTAGTCACGCCAGCTCACGGATCTCCAAGGTGCTCGTCGCCAACCGCGGCGAAATCGCTGTCCGGGTGATCCGGGCGGCCCGCGACGCGGGCCTGTCCAGCGTGGCGGTGTACGCCGAACCCGACGCCGACGCCCCGCACGTGCGTCTGGCCGACGAGGCGTTCGCGCTGGGCGGTCAGACTTCCGCCGAGTCCTACCTGGACTTCGCCAAAATTCTGGACGCGGCGGCCAAGTCCGGCGCCAACGCCATCCACCCGGGCTACGGCTTCCTGTCGGAGAACGCCGACTTCGCCCAGGCGGTGCTGGACGCCAACCTGATCTGGATCGGGCCGAGCCCGCAATCCATCCGCGACCTCGGCGACAAGGTCACCGCGCGCCACATCGCCGCCCGCGCCCAGGCGCCGCTGGTGCCGGGCACCCCCGACCCGGTCAAGGATGCCGACGAGGTCGTCGCCTTCGCCAAGGAGTACGGCGTGCCGGTCGCGATCAAGGCGGCATTCGGTGGCGGTGGCCGCGGCATGAAGGTCGCGCGCAGCATCGAGGAGATCCCCGAGCTGTTCGAGTCGGCGACCCGCGAGGCCGTCGCCGCGTTCGGCCGCGGCGAGTGCTTCGTCGAGCGCTACCTGGACAAGCCGCGCCACGTCGAGGCCCAGGTGATCGCCGACACCCACGGCAACGTCGTCGTCGCCGGCACCCGTGACTGCTCGCTGCAGCGCCGCTTCCAGAAGCTGGTGGAAGAAGCGCCGGCGCCGTTCCTCACCGACGCGCAGCGCAAGGAGATCCACGAGTCCGCCAAGCGCATCTGCAAGGAGGCCGGCTACTACGGCGCCGGCACCGTCGAGTACCTGGTCGGCCAGGACGGCCTGATCTCCTTCCTCGAGGTGAACACCCGTCTGCAGGTGGAACACCCGGTCACCGAAGAGACCGCGGGCATCGACCTGGTGCAGCAGCAGTTCAAGATCGCCAACGGCGAAAAGCTGGACATCACCGAGGATCCGACTCCGCGTGGGCACGCCATCGAGTTCCGCATCAACGGCGAGGACGCCGGCCGCGGCTTCCTGCCCGCACCCGGCCCGGTCACCCGCTACGACATCCCGACCGGGCCCGGCGTCCGGCTCGATTCCGGTGTGGAAGCCGGCTCCGTGATCGGCGGCCAGTTCGACTCGATGCTGTCCAAGCTGATCGTGTACGGCGCCACCCGCGAAGAGGCGCTGGCACGGTCCCGCCGGGCGCTGGACGAGTTCCACGTCGAAGGTCTGGCGACCGTCATCCCGTTCCACCGCGCGGTGGTCAGCGACCCGGCCTTCATCGGCGACGGCGAGAGCTTCGACGTACACACCCGCTGGATCGAGACCGAGTGGAACAACACCGTCGAGCCGTTCACCGGCGGTGGCCCAGTCGACGAGGACGAGACGCGGCCCCGCCAGAAGGTGGTTGTCGAGGTCGACGGCCGTCGCCTCGAGGTGTCGCTGCCCGGCGACCTGGCGCTGTCCAACGGCGCGGCCGCCGATCCGGCCGGCGTGGTCCGCAAGAAGCCGAAGCCCCGCAAGCGCGGCGCGCACGGCGGTGCGGCGGCCTCGGGTGACGCGGTCACCGCGCCCATGCAGGGCACCGTGGTCAAGGTCGCGGTCGAGGAGGGACAGCAGGTCGCCGTCGGCGATCTGGTCGTGGTCCTCGAAGCGATGAAGATGGAGAACCCGGTCACCGCGCACAAGGAGGGCACCATCACCGGCCTCGCGGTCGAGGCGGGCGCCGCCATCACTCAGGGCACGGTGCTCGCCGAGATCAAATAG
- a CDS encoding STAS domain-containing protein — protein sequence MSVTQSWQQCRTAQFSATWSASGTVITVDGELDAANSDQLAVYVERNARRASRVIVDMRDLDFIGTAGFSALHRINVVCSGAQLSWAMVPSPAVRRLLRVCDPDGTLPVTTPIEEPLLERVAAHDARPLLQLVAQAR from the coding sequence ATGTCTGTGACCCAATCCTGGCAACAATGCCGAACGGCCCAATTCAGCGCCACCTGGAGCGCGTCGGGCACGGTCATCACCGTCGACGGCGAGCTCGACGCGGCGAACTCCGATCAGCTCGCCGTCTATGTCGAGCGCAATGCACGTCGCGCCAGCCGAGTGATCGTCGATATGCGCGATCTGGATTTCATTGGTACTGCTGGCTTTTCGGCGCTGCACCGCATCAACGTGGTGTGCTCGGGCGCCCAGCTGAGCTGGGCGATGGTGCCGAGCCCGGCGGTCCGGCGGCTGTTGCGCGTCTGCGACCCCGACGGCACCCTTCCGGTGACGACACCGATCGAGGAGCCGCTGCTGGAACGGGTGGCGGCCCACGACGCGCGGCCGCTACTCCAACTGGTCGCGCAGGCGCGTTAG
- a CDS encoding RNA polymerase sigma factor SigF: MTAQADGGSGSSRPNEYADVPDMFRELASIAADSAEFQRQRDKIVERCLPLADHIARRFEGRGEPRDDLVQVARVGLVNAVVRFDVETGSDFVSFAVPTIMGEVRRHFRDNSWSVKVPRRLKELHLRLGSATAELSQRLGRAPTATELAAELEMDRAEVVEGLVAGSSYNTLSIDTGGGGGDEEDARAIADTLGDVDASIDRIEDRESLRPLLEGLPERERTVLVLRFFESMTQTQIAERVGISQMHVSRLLAKSLTRLRDQLE; encoded by the coding sequence GTGACAGCGCAAGCTGACGGCGGTTCGGGCTCGTCACGCCCAAACGAATACGCCGATGTTCCGGATATGTTCCGTGAGCTGGCGTCGATCGCGGCCGACTCGGCAGAATTCCAGCGCCAACGGGACAAGATCGTCGAGCGGTGTCTGCCGCTGGCCGATCACATCGCCCGCAGGTTCGAGGGCCGCGGCGAGCCGCGCGACGACCTGGTTCAGGTAGCCCGGGTCGGCTTGGTCAACGCCGTGGTGCGCTTCGACGTCGAGACGGGATCGGACTTCGTGTCGTTCGCGGTGCCCACGATCATGGGTGAGGTCCGCCGCCACTTCCGGGACAACAGCTGGTCGGTCAAGGTTCCGCGGCGCCTCAAGGAGCTGCACCTGCGGCTCGGCAGCGCGACCGCCGAACTGTCCCAACGCCTCGGGCGGGCACCCACCGCCACCGAACTCGCGGCCGAGCTGGAAATGGACCGCGCCGAGGTCGTCGAGGGTCTGGTGGCGGGCAGCTCCTACAACACCTTGTCCATCGACACCGGTGGGGGCGGAGGCGACGAAGAGGACGCCCGTGCCATCGCCGACACGTTGGGCGACGTCGACGCCAGCATCGATCGCATCGAGGACCGCGAGTCGCTACGCCCGTTGCTGGAGGGCCTGCCCGAGCGGGAGCGAACGGTGTTGGTGCTCAGGTTCTTTGAGTCGATGACGCAGACACAGATCGCCGAGCGAGTCGGTATCTCGCAGATGCACGTATCGCGGCTGCTGGCTAAATCGCTAACGCGCCTGCGCGACCAGTTGGAGTAG